In a genomic window of Mageeibacillus indolicus UPII9-5:
- a CDS encoding type II toxin-antitoxin system YafQ family toxin → MYKIKFTNAYKKSYKRMAKRGISLSLLDEAVDNLRQGIALDPKYKDHILKGKFNGFHECHIKPDWLLVYLLEDDILTLTLIDTGSHTDLFDM, encoded by the coding sequence ATGTATAAAATAAAGTTTACGAACGCATATAAGAAAAGCTATAAGCGTATGGCTAAACGGGGAATCAGCCTTTCTCTTTTAGATGAAGCGGTAGATAACCTAAGACAAGGTATTGCGCTTGATCCTAAATACAAAGACCATATACTAAAAGGAAAATTCAACGGTTTTCACGAATGTCACATCAAACCGGATTGGTTACTTGTTTATCTACTAGAGGATGATATTCTCACCCTCACTCTTATCGATACTGGCAGTCACACAGACCTATTCGACATGTAA
- a CDS encoding type II toxin-antitoxin system RelB/DinJ family antitoxin: MATSPTQIRIDNNVKTEANELFSALGLDMSSAVNIFLRQCVLHGGLPFKVEIPKYNAETLAAMEEARKISKDPNAPSYSSMEDLKKALLQD; the protein is encoded by the coding sequence ATGGCAACAAGTCCTACTCAAATTCGTATTGATAATAATGTCAAAACAGAAGCAAATGAACTGTTTAGCGCACTTGGCCTCGACATGTCAAGTGCCGTAAATATCTTCTTACGCCAATGCGTTTTGCACGGCGGTCTTCCCTTTAAGGTGGAAATCCCAAAGTATAATGCTGAAACGCTGGCCGCTATGGAAGAAGCTAGAAAAATTTCCAAAGACCCTAACGCACCATCGTATTCTTCTATGGAAGACCTTAAGAAAGCGTTGTTGCAAGACTGA